GACTCGGGGGTCTCACGGCAGATAAAAGAGCAAAGGTGGGCTTCCAGAGGTAAGGGCGGTGGAAAGGGCGGAAGCTGTCAGGAAGACTAGGTGGGAGAAGACGGAAGACACAAAAGGCAGGAACCAGGACACAGAACACAAAAGTGAGAGGGGCTTCCAGGGCCTGAAATACAGCGCAGTACATGACTGCAGATAAACCTGGAAGAACACCTTAGTGGTTGGTCTATGTCTCTGGCACTCTCACGTTTGAAAATCTTTCACCTCTTCAAGTCATGGTCACTTGTTCACTATTTCATCTCACTTTCAGTCAATAGTTTTTGTCTGCTGGGCTACTATAAATATAGTGAGTTGCCTGCCCACTCTGAAAAACTCAGGATGTCATACAGATTAAAACACCAATCAAAGCTGTATGCGATATCCACGGAAAGGCAATATGGTGGTGGCAAGAAAGGAGCTGGATGGCACAGCGAGTGAGACGGGGCAGCAAGGGTCAGGCTGCCCTCGCTGCCCCAAGCCAGGAGGTCATTTAATGAAAGCCTTCAGAAGGGCTCTGTGTCCAGCTACCAATGAGAGGATCTGATGATAAAACGCCAAGGAGGATTTAGGCTGACAACCCTGTCTTGTtcatcacttattcattcaacaaacatttactaaataaGCTTGCTACTCTAACCCAAAACTACAAGGTGGAAAAGGGGATTCTCTAAGATGACACTTGTGAGTACACGGAAAATGAGATACTATCAGATTCTCTTCAAAGACTGACTTCTGCCCTCCTTCACATCAATAGGCTGCTTGCATGCAGTTGTCATTGACAGTCTGACGCGAGTGCTTAGAAATGTCATCCAGAGATCGCTACCTGCATGGCTTTGGCAGAGGCACAGACACTTCTCCAATAAATGCCCTTTATAAATCCCATTTAACTTGAGTTATGAGTTAATGGGTGTTCTGGTCAAGACCATAAGGCTTTATGCCCATATTTGAGTATTTTAGTATAAGCTACCATTTTAACAGTGTTGACTATAACTAATAAAGTAAAAGGAAGACCTAAGTGTTCATTTTACCAAAGCAAGATAAAAGTtctagaaaaacacaaaacatttagTTATTTGATGCACAAAACTCTGTTTGGGGCAAAGACAAATTTCTTAGGTtagttctaattatttttctcttaatacttGCCCAGTTCAACTAATTACAACgtgctaaaaatgttttaaagttgttGGTTTCATAGTCTGGCACTCATAAGTTaccctataattaaaaagaaaaacaaaataacccgCCAGTTTGcatgcaaagaaaataattaaaaaaaaaaaaactttgggtaAACGTATTAATGAAAGTTATAAATATCCAAGCAAAAGAACACAGCAAATCAATTCCAAATCAACCGTTTATATTTTCTTCACAGGTTTTAGGATTTACTAAGCGAAAATGGGCTTTTGTTTTTGACCTAAATGATGAAGATTctaattttccctctttcttagGAAAGTGGATGTGTACATCTCAGTcttacaaaatgatttttatagatCAGAGGCTTAATTCATGGATTTAAGCTAAGAAGGCACCAGGCCTGAGGGACAGACTGCGCTTCAAGAAACTTACAACCTAGGAGAGCTggtttggagaaatgtatataaACAATAACCACAAATGCCAAGAAATGTGGtataaagagggagagagaccacaCTTGGCTGTGGGCAGTGGAGAGGTTTCAGGAAGAACCAGCTCTGAAATTGAGTAGCCATATTTCTACCTGAAATATCCTTCTTTTcagttgttgctttgttttgttttgggaataCAGAACCGGGAATAAAAGGCACTTTGGACTAGCTTTTGAATTCAAATTCCTGGGTCCATCTGCTACTTATTCCTGCGTTCCACGGAGAATTCCAACCAAGGGAAAACAAGCCGGCTGGGATGTACGGCAGGCGGGGCTTTACTTACTCATTCAGATGCTGAAACCTCTCCTGCCAGTTAACAGCCCGAGCAACATTTCCAGTTTTATCGATCAGTTTTATTCCAAAAAATTCTAACATCATTTTATAAGCCAGGAGGAACCTTCGAattgcttcttttgtttttttgaattcctaataaaaaaaagaaaaggcagttgaAGGGACTCGGGAGTGACAGGGCAATCACATGGTAGTATTATTTGGCTATTTCACGTGAAACAAAACAAGCCTGCATTACCTCAATTTCATATGTAGTTAGTTCTTTTGCGTAAAAGTTCAAGCCTTGTTCTCTCAGAGGGAAGAGcctattttttagaaaaacaatttttttagatTAATGTTGCCTGGAAAGCATCCATGATTAAACAGGACACGGCTGAAGAGAGAGAACATGGGACTGACCATTGGATGTAAGTGTGGTTGTGCTCCAGAGTCTCATAATCCCCTTTCCACTTGTTGAGAACTTCTTCAATGTAAACACCTAAACGGTGAAAAGGGAGATGAACCAGGCATTTCAAACATTgttgaaaagcattttaagatCTAATCACTTAAGCtttatattaaaactttttagaaCTTAATAACAGCACACAAGAGCAATGCTTTTATAAGGTGAATACCCTATGCCAAATACTCAGTTATGTCATAagcctgacttaaaaaaaaattaatggtgcCTCaaattgcagaaagttctactggacagttACTCTAAAGCAGAAgctggcaaactatggcctgccgtcctgttttataaagaaagctttactggaacacagccacgcacATTCTTTCATGCATTTATATACAGCAGTGGAGTTGAGTCCACTGCAACAGAGATCATATGGTCCACAAAGCTGAGGATGCTTCCGACCTTGCGCTGCACAGAAGTCTGCCAGCCTCTGCCTTGGAGGGACAGATAGTTCTTCAAATACTAGAtcgaataaaaatgaaatgtatcccagggggaaagaaagaaaggagacagacGTGGGGggatgagaaagaggagagatgcaggaaaaaggagaaggaaaggtggaaagaaaaatgcaaggaGACGGTGGGTGGTGAGCGCCCCCTATCTGCGGGGCCCGTCAGGCCGACTGCGCAGGGACTCTCCATCTGGATAGCCCCGCTTTTACTGAGGAAATCATGTGATCTGGTCAAAGTCACTGACTCATAAAAGAACATGTCTAGAAATAGAGCACAGGTCTCCGGTTCTAAAATGTAAGTCCTTCCTTTGATCGCTTCCTATTTTCCTCCCATAAGAACTTATTACAGTAAAATCCGCCTGCTTATTCTGACCCCCACCCAATCTTACaagatttccaaataaattttgtGATAaagattacaaaaaaattaatgcattGCTTTAAGTTATTGCTCTAAATTACTACCTCAAAAATAAATGCACTGttggaaatacaaaaataatttggttAAACACTGTCATTATCTCTACGttcaatgtttttaatatttgaaggCATTCCTTTaggtaaattttattaaattcatatCAGAGTCAAATTAACAATCTACCATTGCATTTCTTCAAAAGGTTTTCTTACCCCAGGTCctaaaaaaactaatttaattagTATTATTTTGATTAGTAAATAAAGCAGCGTGTTTCCACCATTAGTAAATATGACAGAGCATTTTTATCTAGAGGGTTCCTTCCAAAACAGGGCTGACTTCTGGGACACCAGAAATTAATTAAAGACAAGAGGATCTGGCCACTTCAGCAATGTCCTTAAGTCCCAATTCCCAGCAGACGTGTCTGCCAGTGCACAATATAGGAGACTCCTCCTCCCAAAGCTCCACCCCACATTTACATATTCTTCCTCTAGTTAATTCACCAAAGAATGCAAGGTCCTGCCCTCCGGAAAGCTTTGCAGTCCGCGACCTTCGTTCCCTGGCTCACAGTGCTGTGGATTTGGCTGAGTTTCCACTGAGAGCAGAGTGCAGCGGCCAGGGCCATCTGGTCACCTCGCAGAGATTAAGGGCTCTAAGGAGAACAGCCAGCTTTCTGGTCTGACCTGCATACAATTAGGATGCCCACCAGGAACCACAACGTGGTGCCTCTGTGAAACATGCCTGTCACCCTGGAGGCTGCATCCTCTCACTCTAGGTTTAGAAAAGATCCTATGAGGGCAACTGTAGAGTTGTAAAGGGGGGCACGTTTATTTGGTTGAGTTGAATGGAGATCTGCTGTGTCTGTGGTCCCCTTCCTAGGATGTCCTAACTCTGAACTGGAACTGCGGTAGCCCCACTCCCCCCGACCCCTGAATCTGAAAATCAACAGGAAAGCTTACTCTAGTACAAACATCACTTTTCAATTAGGTTCTAAATATTCTGGGGGTGTGGCACAGTGAAAAGAATACTTAACTCTAGAACCCAGACCCAAGACTGTGATCCAGTGACCCAAGTCAGTCATGCAAGCTGTGGAACTCAGTGACTTCATCTTTAAAACGAGAAAGTTGACTTTAATTTCCCCTAATGTTCCATTTTAATAATCTAATATTCTGTGGTGCTATaaatctcctctcttcctctcacaaAAATGGCGCCCACTACCTTTCAGAGAGTAGTAGCCACTGCAAACACGTGGTGGGAAGGTATTGCTAACCCTCACGTTATTCCTCCAGAATTTACCGAGAGGATGCTCACAGCGCTAGGGTCTAGGTCTCTGGGGAAACAGACAGCAGAGGAAAGTAAAGCCAGTCAACGAACCAATGCATTAAATGCATTAAGAGTGTATGGACCATGGAATAAACAAAGAATAACTAGCtgtagtattattttaaaagtctgcttTTTACCAAGGTAGTAGATTACTCACCATCTGGCTTAAAGggaattttattcttataaaaacGAAGATTGCTTAAGTCATTCTGATACCGGATATCTTTGAAGTTCtgctaaaggaaaaaataaatcaatctccAGCATATGGACATATAAAAAAGGCACAAGGACCTTTCTTGCATGTTTGCTCATTGGCACCCCAaagtaacaaaaacagaaaggaaatattttacattttagaaaaagaaaaccattctaGAGTCTTACTGGGTACTGGTGTCGGTATTTGTACAAATCCCTCGCAGCATAAAAACTTCTCTTTGGTTTGGCAGTTGCTTCAGTGGAATCACCACcctaaaattaaaagtgaaattccATTTACATGTTGAAGGAAGATAATCCCACTTAGAGAGATTTCCAGAACAAACTTAAAATAATGACTATCCATAAAGAAAGCCTGAGAACTGTCAAGCTGTCCAGATTAATGAGATACTATAAACATCCTTTTGATAATGCTCCCTAGCAACATTTATTGGCATCCTTGGTTCCTGATTTGAGGCCAATAACATTTGTCCTAAGGtgttttactaaataaaaaaactttattctTCACCAAAAGCCTCTAGAGGCCAAATGTTATGGGTCAGTATCCATcagaaacaactcaaaatgaattCAAGACATATATTTCACCAGAGGTAACACAAGTGATACTACAACAAAACTTACTTTAGAATAcatcacactaaaaaaaaaaaaaaagtgttaaaataataattcaattcTACTAAGAAAACTATCATTAATTTTGCAATATTTTGCTGTACTTGGAAATCAAGTAATACTGATGAAAGGAATGGGGGCTTTTAAAACAAACTAAATAGCTTTCTAAACTCCATCCTTTACAGCACGTAGCAAGTGCACAAAGGCATAAATGACTTTCTGTTAAGTCAGTGATCATACAATGTGATACAAATTAGCAAGTTTAAACTATATACACACAAAGCAATAAAAGCTCTCAACTGGAATGAACCTCACATTGTAGTAACTTATATGTGGTAGTTCACTCATACTGCTTAAATTCTAAACACAATCCCCATCCCCATGACATAATGTTTAAAGTATAAGATCCAGGTCCATATAACCAGTTTACAGTCTCTAACCACATGTACTATTATAACGTATAAGAAAGTGCTTTGGGTCCAGTGTCACGCAGAAGAATGAGAATGGTGACGACGATGAACAGATGACAAAGTTTAGATCGGGACATTTATTATGAGCTCTGCCCCAAGTCCTCTCCTCAtcagcccccaccccatctgTGTAGACAGACTGCCACCCTCTCAGCCATTTTCACACATTTTTGAAGTAGCGTGGTGCTCACCATTACTACAAGTACCGAGACACCTGAGCACAAAATTCTCTGTTGTTTAACGTCAGCGACCCCTATCATGTTGCATAAGAACAGGAAAGCTTAAGTTCTGGTCCTTGCCACACGTTTCAAAACAGCTCTGCCTCTCAAGGCTCTCAATCTACAGAGCCTGAGCCACAACCATGCGGAGCGTCATCCTACGTTTGTGCAGAAAAGCACTTTCCCGTTTACAAAGCACTTACACGTGCAGTATTTAATTTGACCCTTATAACACACCTGGCAGGCAGTTAGGAGCACTTGCATCTTAGAAACAAGGAAATCCAGGCTTGGAGAAGTTTAACAAGACCCGGAGCCCAGAGATAGGGAAGCAACCAGAACCCCAGGCTCTGGGCTCGAAGTCCAGCTAGCTCAGCATGAGTCAGTTTAAGCCCCACTAAACACAAAGGATCGCTATAGAAACTTTGGTATAATGTCAAAACCCCAACCTGGGAGTCAGGATCCTTGGGCTGAGTCTTAAATCTGCTGCTTATTTGTGAGGCCTTTAACTGCATCTTGGTtttatcatctgtgaaatgagaatgaCTCACACCCTACCTATTTCCCACAATTATCCGGGGAACAGCTGCCTCCTCCGACCTCTAAACGTGCCAACCTGCCGCATCCGCCGGCTCCTCCACTTCCGCTCCTCTTGGTCTCCATCCCACTGCCTTCACCTGCTCTGCCACGGATTCTGCTCCTTAACATACTGTTCCTAGTTCCTGTATCAAAACTTACCTGTCTCCTTCGTCATTTCCCTCAGCAAACATGCTGTAGTATCTCTAatcttaaaataaacacacacaaattgaGACTGACCCCAATCCCCCCCGCAATGACAGCTCTGCTCCCTTTTATAGTAAAACATCACCAGAGAGCTGCTCACAGTCCCTGTCGGTTCCGTCCTCTCCTATTCTCCCCAGACCCTCCCTAGTCAGGTTTTCATCCCCCACATTCCATCAAGATGGCTCTTGTGAATGTCACTAACAAATTTCCATCTCACCAAACCATTTCTCAGTGCTCAACTCAAGGCGACCTTCTGGCAGCATCAGGCCAGTTAACGCCTCCCTCTGTCCTGAAACACTGTCATATGCCACACCTGGCCTGGTTTTTCCTCCTATATCATTGGTCAGCCTCATATTTGGCTCCTCCTGTTCACAGGCTCTAAATGGAGGAGCGCGAGGGGGCTTAATCCACGTTTCTCACTCGCCTTCATGACTATGTCTTCCCATGACTTGAATACCACCAATTTATATGCTGACAACTCCAGTCCTGGACTGAGGCTCCACTCATAGACATAATTAACTTCTCAACAActccacttggatgtctcatAGGATATTAAACTCAAGAGAATTCTTGATTTAACTTCTGTTGCTGCTTTCTTTCTAGATTTCCCGACCTTAGTTAATATCACAGTCATTTCTCAAATACACACTTGGACTAGAGTACAGCAATGAGGGTGGTAAGACGCAGCCAGCCTGGGAtgtattttaaaggtaatttgAAGTACTCGCAAATGACTATGGGGGGTAGGGAACAGtcagatacaaaatttaaaagtagattttttaaagaagtgacaTGATGATACTgacaagaaaaattaatcattaaaGGGGAAAATAGAGGGTTGGGGTGACCTACCATGTACTGAGGTTGCAATTAACAGATTGAAACATTAATTATCAAACTGTTTTATACACATGGACCTGGTTAGTTGGACTGAATCTGAGCTGGTGTTTTTTGATATTCCAAACTTCTTGAGAAGGTTATTTAAATGGGAGACAAGTGGAAGGGGTAAACACTGCAATACAGCGTCTAATACTTCCCTGGGTCTTAATTTGCTGGACAAAATGACCCAGAGCCAAGAGGCAGAAATATATTCACAATTCCAGCAGATCAAAGCACCTCTCTCTCTggatgatcttgggcaagtttctccTTCTGGGCCTCAAGtttctctaaaatggggattCAAAACAGcaactcccaccccacccccaaaattgcaggtaatggaaataaaatgtttagcatCCAGCCTGCACTAAGACTGCTTCCTCCTGACCTAAACGGAGATGATCATCAGGACAGATGAGGCAGCCTTCACTGTAAAATGCAGGAGCTGATTTCCTCTACTCCAGCCAAGTACCCCGTGGTTACATTAGACTGAGGGCTCCATTCCCCCTTCTCAACCCCCATGGCTGATAAAGAGGGAGGCCTAATGCAGAACCACATGCTGGGAAGACCTCCACGATGCACACTTCTTCAGAGGGTTGGCTCTGCAgttcctctctttttttaagttttctgaattattttcagtCCATCAGAGATTAAAAGAGATATTCATCTCTTCACTAACACCTCATCCAAGTTGCACTGGGCAAATGACTTAAGCGCAGTTGGATCAACAAGTCTTCCGGTTGAAATAAGATTTTCGAAGCGTGCCCTGAACTCCTGGGTGGGCAGGCCTTACTTGGAATAAGAACTATGTTGTGTTAACGTCGGATGGGGGCCTTCTAGGATACTTCGGAAAGCGGTAGACCCCTCCGTAGGGAACAGTGCTGGCTGCTCAATCGCGGTCCCACCTTATTCTGGGTAATTCTGACCAGTAAGATGCACTAGACGGGTTTTCACCGTCGTCTATTTTTAGGCAggttcctcccaccccagcttcGCATCACCCAGCTGCGCTGCGGAGGCAACGAAACACCCATTCAAGTTGGGTTCCGCCCGGAGGGACTTCCTCGTGGTGGCTGGGCTCGGGCCCCAAGCCGGCAGCAGGCGGCCCCGCGCCCCCGGCCCCCGCAGGCCCTGGGTCCCCGGGACCAGCCAcccgcgcccccgcccctgccaccTGCGCGTGCCACCTGCGCGCGGGGGTGGCCGGGACCGCTCCTCCCCCCGGGGACGTCCTTTTCCCCCGGCCGAGGCCGCCGCGGGCCGCATACCTGCTCGGCGCCCGCCGCCTGGGCGTCCCGGTCCGGCGCGGGGCTGGCGCGGGGCCGTCCGCCGGCTCTCTCCGGGGATTGCGCGGGCTGCTCCGGCTCGCGCCCCGGGCCCTCGTCGCCGCCTGGCCCCGGCTCCTCGGGCTCGGGCTCTGAGTCGGTCTGCCAGGTGGAGTCGCAGTCCTCCACGGTGGTGGGCTCGCGGAAGCTGACCCCGCCAAGCAGGTTGCCCATCGGCGAGGCGGGAGCGGGCGCGGGCGGGCGCGGGCGGGCGCGGGCTgcggggcg
This portion of the Camelus ferus isolate YT-003-E chromosome 8, BCGSAC_Cfer_1.0, whole genome shotgun sequence genome encodes:
- the OGFRL1 gene encoding opioid growth factor receptor-like protein 1 isoform X2, with translation MGNLLGGVSFREPTTVEDCDSTWQTDSEPEPEEPGPGGDEGPGREPEQPAQSPERAGGRPRASPAPDRDAQAAGAEQGGDSTEATAKPKRSFYAARDLYKYRHQYPNFKDIRYQNDLSNLRFYKNKIPFKPDGVYIEEVLNKWKGDYETLEHNHTYIQWLFPLREQGLNFYAKELTTYEIEEFKKTKEAIRRFLLAYKMMLEFFGIKLIDKTGNVARAVNWQERFQHLNESQHNYLRITRILKSLGELGYESFKSPLVKFILQEALVENTIPNIKQSALEYFVYTIRDRRERRKLLRFAQKHYTPSENFIWGPPRKDQSEASKAQKTPGPAASGQSSQTSLHKKSKDAKNSSSSVVHVNSKTAEEKKGGPGEPGEETDGPSSEPGSEAAGPGNAETDGDADSSEPQPAKAPNSPVEKKESGTPEKDEESESHDKDCGNPGDAGSHDDVPSQ
- the OGFRL1 gene encoding opioid growth factor receptor-like protein 1 isoform X1; amino-acid sequence: MGNLLGGVSFREPTTVEDCDSTWQTDSEPEPEEPGPGGDEGPGREPEQPAQSPERAGGRPRASPAPDRDAQAAGAEQGGDSTEATAKPKRSFYAARDLYKYRHQYPQNFKDIRYQNDLSNLRFYKNKIPFKPDGVYIEEVLNKWKGDYETLEHNHTYIQWLFPLREQGLNFYAKELTTYEIEEFKKTKEAIRRFLLAYKMMLEFFGIKLIDKTGNVARAVNWQERFQHLNESQHNYLRITRILKSLGELGYESFKSPLVKFILQEALVENTIPNIKQSALEYFVYTIRDRRERRKLLRFAQKHYTPSENFIWGPPRKDQSEASKAQKTPGPAASGQSSQTSLHKKSKDAKNSSSSVVHVNSKTAEEKKGGPGEPGEETDGPSSEPGSEAAGPGNAETDGDADSSEPQPAKAPNSPVEKKESGTPEKDEESESHDKDCGNPGDAGSHDDVPSQ